Proteins from one Coffea arabica cultivar ET-39 chromosome 8c, Coffea Arabica ET-39 HiFi, whole genome shotgun sequence genomic window:
- the LOC140013240 gene encoding protein ALP1-like: MSWSIYIHFHLPLLKIHLSELYYWFICHDFELQNLDIDMDKEGDEQKAKKKKVVVTNYMVTVATLVVWWHEKHIIKEPYFDFKVAREIYLRRLYYGNNRVCVEQLRLNKHCFTVLCTNLREHCSLRDTINITVEEAVAMFLYVLAHNFKNRTVNFNFIRSGETVSRYFNIVLRAIIKLGRHYLFQPETEMEGYEHEKWEWFQDCLGALDGTYVKVHALLRDQERYRNRKNEIATNVLGVCSRDMRFTYVLPGWEGSAADSRVLRDALVRSDPLIVPKGKYFLVDAGYANSPGFLAPYRGVRYHLSEWSASGNKPQNFKELFNLRHSIARNVIERTFGLFKKRWTILRDASFFDVKTHVMIINSCAILHNLIQVEQPNYPYLDEVDAEMRRVQHEIDDEDEEDGMEGDGPNNDSGVNAINDNRI; encoded by the exons ATGTCTTGGAGCATATATATCCACTTCCATTTGCCATTGCTCAAGATTCATTTGTCTGAATTATACTACTGGTTCATTTGTCATGATTTTGAATTGCAGAATTTGGATATTGACATGGATAAAGAAGGAGATGAGCAAaaggcaaaaaagaaaaaagtggtAGTTACAAATTATATGGTAACAGTAGCCACATTAGTAGTCTGGTGGCATGAGAAACATATAATAAAGGAGccttattttgattttaaagtAGCACGTGAAATATATCTAAGGCGTCTTTACTATGGAAACAACAGAGTTTGTGTAGAACAACTTCGACTCAATAAACATTGTTTTACTGTTTTATGTACAAATTTAAGAGAGCATTGTAGTTTGAGAGATACTATAAATATTACAGTTGAAGAAGCAGTTGCAATGTTTCTCTATGTTCTTGCTCATAACTTTAAGAATCGCACTGTCAATTTTAATTTCATAAGATCAGGTGAGACAGTTAGTCGATACTTTAATATAGTTCTACGTGCTATCATAAAACTGGGGAGACACTACCTTTTCCAGCCTGAAACGGAAATGGAAGGTTACGAGCATGAAAAGTGGGAATGGTTCCAG GATTGTCTTGGAGCGTTAGACGGTACTTATGTTAAAGTACATGCTCTTCTTAGAGATCAAGAAAGATACAGGAATAGGAAGAATGAGATAGCAACAAATGTTTTAGGTGTTTGCTCCCGTGACATGAGATTTACATATGTATTGCCTGGATGGGAAGGTTCTGCAGCAGATAGTAGAGTTCTACGTGATGCATTAGTTAGATCAGATCCATTAATTGTTCCCAAGG GCAAGTACTTTCTTGTTGATGCGGGTTATGCAAATAGCCCCGGTTTCTTAGCTCCATATAGAGGCGTTAGATATCATCTTAGTGAGTGGTCTGCTAGTGGGAACAAGCCTCAAAATTTTAAAGAGTTATTCAACCTTCGACATTCAATTGCTCGAAATGTGATTGAAAGGACATTTGGTTTGTTCAAGAAGCGATGGACCATTTTGAGAGATGCATCTTTTTTTGATGTTAAGACTCATGTCATGATAATTAATTCATGTGCCATCCTTCATAATCTTATTCAAGTAGAACAACCAAATTATCCTTATTTGGATGAAGTTGATGCTGAGATGCGAAGAGTACAGCATGagattgatgatgaagatgaggaAGATGGAATGGAAGGTGATGGTCCAAATAATGATAGTGGCGTAAATGCTATTAATGATAATCGAATTTGA